Genomic segment of Xanthomonas sp. DAR 35659:
CCGAGCGCTATGCGCCGAGCGCGCTGCAACGGCAACTGGACATGGTTCGCGTGCGCCTGCCCGGCGTCGTGCTGGGTAACCTCAACACGCCGCAGGATCTGCGCGCAGCGGGTATCCTGCCCGCGCCATGACCGATTATCCGACCCGTATCGCCTATTCCGAGGCGCTGGCCATCGTCGCCGCCGTCGCCCAGGCGCGGCCATTGCCGGCCGAACGCCTGGCGCTGCCGCGCGCCGATGGACGCATCCTGCTCGAAGCGCTGCACGCGCCGATCGACCTGCCGCCGTTCGCCAACAGCGCGATGGACGGCTTCGCGGTGCGTCACGTCGACCTCGCCGCGCAGGGGCCGAGCCTGCTGCGGCTGGCCGGCGAACAGTTCGCCGGCGAGGATCTGCGGCAAGTGCTGGAAACCGGCGACTGCCTGCGCATCACCACAGGCGCCCCGCTGCCGGCCGGCGCCGATACGGTGGTGATCAAGGAGAACGTGGTCGAACGCGCCGGCCAGGTGGAAGTGCCGGCCGCGCCTGTCGTCGGTGCGCACGTGCGCGCCCGTGGCGAGGACGTGCGCGCCGGCGAGCGCGTGCTCGACGCCGGGGTGGCGCTGACGCCGTCGCGGATCGGCCTGGCCGCCGCGCTGGGCGTGGCGCAACTGGCGGTGGCGGCGCGGCCGACGGTGGCGGTGTTCGCCACCGGCGACGAACTGGTCGAGCCGGGCATGCCGCTCAAGCCGGGACAGATCTACAACAGCAACCGCGACATGCTGATGGCGCAACTGCGCCTGCTCGGCCTGGAACCGACCGCATGGCCGACGCTGCCGGACGATCCGCAGCGGATCGACAGCATGCTGAGCGATGCCGCCTCCGCATTCGACGTGGTACTGACCTGCGGCGGCGTGTCCGCCGGCGAGAAGGACTACCTGCCGCGGTTGTTGGCCGAGCGCGGCCGCATCCATTTCTGGAAGGTCCGCATGCGCCCAGGCATGCCGTTGCTGTTCGGCGAACTGGACCGGGCCCTGTTCCTCGGCTTGCCGGGCAACCCGGTGTCGGTGCTGGCGACCTTCCTGGCGATCGGGCAGCCGTTGCTGGATGTGTTGCAGCAGCGCACCGAACCGCGTCCGCAGTGGCGCGCGCGGCTGGCCTCGGGCTGGGACAAGCGCCACGACCGTCTCGAGTTCCTGCGCGGGCGCATGCGTTGCGACGCGGACGGCCAGCTGTGGGCGGAGCCGAATCCGGCCGATGGCTCGCACCGCCTGCGTGGCGCCGCCGACAGCGACGTGTTGCTGCGCCTGGACGAGGGTGCGCGCCGCTTCGAGGCCGGCGAGGTGGTCGAGGTGTTTCCGTACTGAGTCCTTGCGTCTGCGTTCTCGCGCGGGTCGTATAGGCGCATCCTGCGGTCGCGGCTCCCCGTAGGCAGCGCTGGCGCCGCGCCGACGCAAGGCAGTGCAGTCGGCGCCGTGCTCGCGGCTGGCGGTGCGCCATGGAACGGTGCATGCCCTGCGGCGCGAAGGACGCGACATGGCTTTGCGCCGATAATGCATCCATGAGCATCCGAGAACTGACGCCGCAACAGGCCCACGCATGCATCGCCCAGGGCGCGCGGCTGATCGACGTGCGCGAGGAACACGAGCGCGCGTCCGGCATGGCCGAGGGCGCGGTCGGCATCGCACGCGCGCACCTGCAAGGCGACCCGGCCGCACACCTCGGCGCCGCCGATGCCGAAGTGATCCTGATCTGCCAGAGCGGCAAGCGCTCGCATGACGCGGCGCTGTTCCTGCAGCGGGCCGGCTATTCGGCGGTGGCGTCGGTGCTGGGCGGTACCACGCGTTGGCAGCGCGAAGGCTTGCCGTTGCAGCGGCCGGCGCTGGCGCCGGAGCAGCAGGATTTCTTTGAGCGCTATTCGCGGCACCTGCGCCTGCCCGAGGTCGGTGTCGAGGGCCAGCGCCGGTTGCAGGCCGCGCGCGTGCTGCTGGTCGGTGCCGGCGGGCTGGGCTCGCCAGCCGGGTTCTACCTGGCCGCGGCCGGGGTCGGCCAGCTACGCATCGCCGACGACGACGTGGTCGAGCGCAGCAACCTGCAGCGGCAGGTCCTGCACACCGAAGCGCGCATCGGGGAGGCCAAGGTGACGTCGGCCGCCGCGGCGCTGGGCGCGCTGAATCCGGGCGTGGCGGTCGAGGCGGTGCGCGAGCGGGTGACCGCGGCCAATGTCGAGCGCCTGCTGCAGGACGTCGACGTGGTACTGGACGGCTCGGACAACTTCCCGGCCCGCTACCTGCTCAACGACGCCTGCGTGAAGCTGGGAAAACCGCTGGTGTATGGGGCGGTGCAGCGCTTCGAGGGCCAGGTCAGCGTATTCGATGCCGGTCGCCGGCGCGGCCAGGCGCCGTGCTACCGCTGCCTGTTCCCGGAGCCGCCGCCGCCGGAGTTCGCGCCTAACTGCGCCGAGGCCGGCGTGCTCGGCGTGCTGCCCGGCATCGTCGGCCTGCTGCAGGCCAACGAGGTGTTGAAGCTGCTGCTGGACATCGGCGAGCCGCTACGCGGGCGCTTGCTGTACTTCGACGCGCTGGCGATGCGCTTCCGCGACACCCGCCTGGCCGCCGACCCGCAGTGCCCGGTCTGCGCGCCGGGGAAGGCCTTCCCTGGCTATCTCGACTATGCCCAATTCTGCGGCGTGGAGCACTAGCCCTTCTCTCCAGAGAAAGGAGGGTGAGAGCACGAGGCGAAGCCCTCGCGTTCTTGGATTGAATGGCTTTGCCAGAATCCGCATCCGCCTCTGCGGGGGCAACGCAAAAGCGCCCGCTGCCCCCGGTGGGAGAATGGCAAGGACGACAGCGGCGCGCGATGTTGTTGTCGCAGCGGTGGCCCATGACAAGCGATTCGTCATGTCGACCCGCTCGCTCCAGCGCTCGCGGCACCCTGTAGGAGCGGCTTCAGCCGCGACAACCACCCCATCGCAAGCATCGCGTACAGACACCCGCGCCACAACATGCAGGCCACAGCGGCACTGCGTCTGGTGGCGCGCGCCCACTGCACGCAACACCCGGGCGCGAACGCCGCTGCATGTTGACACGCACGATAACGCGGCGGGTTGCGCTACGCCTCCGCGACGAGCAGGCGGCTACCGTCCCGCCGCCATGCCGCACGCCAGTCCATGGGGTTGCTCCAGCCTTGTGCGTAGAATCGGCGCATGACCAACGCAGCCGACAGCAGTGAATTGATCAAGGTCGTGGCGCTGCTCGGCGCCGCGGTGGTGGCGGTGCCGGTGTTCCGGCGCCTGGGCCTGGGCTCGGTGCTGGGCTATCTCGCCGCGGGCCTGGCGATCGGTCCGTTCGGACTGGGCTGGTTCTCCGATCCGCAGGCGATCCTGCATGTGGCCGAACTGGGCGTGGTGATGTTCCTGTTCGTGATCGGCCTGGAGATGCGGCCGTCGCACCTGTGGAGCCTGCGCAAGCAGATCTTCGGCCTGGGCGCGCTGCAGATCTCGGTCTGCGCGGTGGCGCTCACGCTGGTCGGACTGGCCCTGGGCATGCCGTTGCCGGTGGCCTTCATCGCCGCGTCCGGCTTCGTGCTCACCTCCACCGCGGTGGTGATGCAGTTGCTTGGGGAGCGCGGCGACATCGCCTTGCCGAGCGGGCAGAAGATCGTCGCGATCCTGCTGTTCGAGGACTTGCTGATCGTGCCGCTGCTGGCGGTGGTGGCCTGGATGGCGCCGGTACCGGCCGCTGCCGATGCGCCCTCGCGCTGGATCGGCATCGGCATCGGTGCGGCGGCGATCGTCGGTCTATTGGTGGCCGGGCGTTGGCTGCTGAACCCGCTGTTCCGGTTGCTGGCCGCGGCCAAGGCGCGCGAAGTGATGACCGCGGCGGCGCTGCTGGTGGTGCTGGGCGCGGCGCTGCTGATGCAGCTCGGCGGGCTGTCGATGGCGATGGGCGCGTTCCTGGCCGGGGTGCTGCTGTCCGAATCCACCTTCCGCCACCAGATCGAGGCCGATATCGAACCGTTCCGCGGCATCCTGCTCGGGCTGTTCTTCCTCGGCGTGGGCATGGCGCTGAACCTGGCGGTGGTGGCGGCGAACTGGACGCTGATCCTCACCGGGGTGCTCGCGTTCATGGCGGCCAAGGCCGCGTGCATCTACCTGGTCGCGCGTCTCACCGGCTGCGGCAATGCGCGGGCGCTCGATCGCGGCGTGCTGATGGCGCAGGGCGGCGAGTTCGCGTTCGTGCTGTTCGCCGCGGCCAGCGCCGCCGGGGTGATCGACGCCCGGATCAACGCCAACCTGACCGCCATCGTGGTGCTGTCGATGGCGCTGACCCCGCTGTTCGCGCTGCTGTACCGGCGCTGGGCGCCGGTGGAGGCGCCGTCGCTGGACGGCGTGGAGGCCGCCGAGGGACTGACCGGCAGCGTGTTGATCATCGGCTTCGGCCGCTTCGGTCAGGTCGCCAGCCAGTCGCTGCTGGCGCGCGACGTGGACGTGACCATCATCGACAACGACATCGAGATGATCCAGAGCGCGGCCGAATTCGGGTTCAAGATCTACTATGGCGACGGCACCCGCCTGGACGTGTTGCACGCCTCCGGCGCGCACAGCGCGCGCGCGATCGCGGTGTGCGTCGACGATCGCGAGGCGGCCAACCGCATCGTCGAACTGGCCACGCAGGAGTTTCCGCACGCCAAGCTGCTGGTGCGCTCGTTCGATCGCGAACATTCGCTGAAACTGATCGCGGCCGGCGTGGACTACCAGATCCGCGAGACCTTCGAGTCGGCGGTGGAATTCGGCCAGGCGGCGCTGATCGAACTGGGCATGGCCGAGGACGAGGCCGCCGGCATCGCCCGCGAGATCCGCCGCCGCGATGCCGAGCGCCTGGAGCTGGAGATCGCCGCCGGCGACGTGCGCGCGGGCAGGGGACTGATGTACGGCAACGCGATCCCGGCCGTGCCCAAACCCACGCCGTTCACCACGCCGCGGCGCGAAAGCCGCACGCTCAATCCGGAGGCGGTGCCGGCGGACGAGCGCCGTAGCGACTAAGGCACCGCGAATTTGTAGGAGTGGCGTCAGCCGCGACGGGCGTTACCTGTGGCTCTGGTCGCGGCTGAAGCCGCTCCTACGGGGTGTGTGGAGGGGGGCGCTTCAGCGCAAGAACGCCCGCAAGGCCTGCCCATAACGCGGATCGGCGCTGATGTCGTCGTGCCCGGCGCGAGGCAGCTCGACCAGCGTCGGCGCTTGCGGCAGCGCGTCCAGCAGCCGTTGCGTGCTCGACGCCGGGATCACCTGGTCGCGCCCTGCGCGCAGTACCAGCAGCGGCCCGCGGTAAGCGCGCAGCGCGCTGGCGGAGTCGTAGCGATCGCGCAGCAGCCAGCGCACCGGTGCCCACGGATAGTGCGCTTGCGCGGCCGAGGCCAGGCTGTCGAACGGCGTCACCAGGATCAACCGCGCCAACGGCCGCCGCGCCGCCAGTTGGCTGGCGACGCCGCTGCCCAGGCTGCGCCCGAGTACGGCGATCTCGGCCTGCGGCTGCGCGGTGCGCACGTGGTCGTACAACGCCAGCGCATCGCCGACCAGCGCCGCCTCGCTGGGCGCGCCGTCGCTGGCGCCGTAGCCGCGATAGGCCAGCAGATACACGGTGTAGTCGGGCAGCAGTGGCGCCAGCTGCGCGCGGGCGTGGCGCAGGTCCTCGGCATTGCCGCCGAAATACAGCAGCACCTTGTCGCGTCCGGGATTGACGCGCCAGCCGCGCAGCGCCAGGGCGGGGCCACGCTGCAACGCGAAGTCGGTCTGGGCCGGCGCCACCCGCGTCGTTTGCGGGAAATACAGCAGGTCGCGCTGGCCGAAATAGAGCAGGGCGCAGACCACCAGGTAAGCGGCGATCGCGATCGCCGCCACGATGCCCAGGGGGCGCACCATCTACGGGTGCCGGCGCTGCGCGTCGGCGAAGGCCGCCAACTGCTCCGGGGTGGCCTCGGCCTGGTGCTGCGCCTTCCACTCGGCGAACGGCATGCCATAGACGCGCTCGCGCGCCTGCTCCTTGCTCAGGACCTCGCCTTCGGCGGCGGCGGCCTCGCGATACCAGTCGGCCAGGCAGTTGCGGCAGAACCCGGCCAGGATCATCAGATCGATGTTCTGCACGTCGGGGCGGTCCTGATTGAGGTGCTGCAGCAGGCGGCGGAAGGCGGCGGCCTCGATGCGGGTGGTGTCGGTCATGGCGGAATCGGGGACAATGGACATCCCCCGACTCTACACCCGCCCGCCCCGATGACCGATTCCGCGTCCGCCTCCTCCGTCCCGGCCCGCATCCTCGACGGACGGCGCATCGCCGACGACCTGCTCGACCAGCTCAAGGCCCGAGTCGACGCGCGGCTGGCGGCCGGGCAGCCGCGGCCCGGACTGGCGGTGGTGCTGGTGGGCGGCGATCCGGCCTCCACGGTGTACGTGCGCAACAAGCGCCGCGCGGCCGAGAAGGTCGGCATCGAGGCGTTCGACTACGACCTGCCGGCCGGTACCAGCGAAGCGGAACTGCTGGCGTTGATCGACCGACTCAACGCCGATCCCAAGATCCACGGCATTCTGGTGCAATTGCCGCTGCCGGGCATCCCCGACGCCAGCCGGCTGATACATCGCATCGATCCGCGCAAGGACGTGGACGGCTTCCATCCGGAGAACGTCGGCCACCTGGCGCTACGCGAATTCGGCCTGCGCCCGTGCACGCCGCGCGGCATCGTCACCCTGTTGGCGCACACCGACCAGCCGGTGCGCGGGCGCAACGCCACCATCGTGGGCGTCAGCAACCACGTCGGCCGGCCGATGGCGCTGGAACTGCTAATCGCCGGCTGCACGGTCACTTGCTGCCACAAGTTCACCCCGCCGGAGGTGCTGCAGGCGCGGGTGCGCGATGCCGACATCCTGGTGGTGGCGGTGGGCCGGCCGGGGCTGATCCCGGGCGAGTGGGTCAAGCCTGGCGCGGTGGTGATCGACGTCGGCATCAACCGCCTGGACGATGGCCGCCTGGTCGGCGATGTCGGCTTCGACGCGGCGGCGCAGCGCGCCAGCTGGATCACCCCGGTGCCGGGCGGGGTCGGGCCGATGACGGTCGCCACGCTGATGCAGAACACGATCGAGGCCGCTGATGCGGCCGGGAGTCGGGAATCGGGAGTCGGGATTCGTTAAGGGCAACAGCAACGGCGCATGCACGGCCTA
This window contains:
- the folD gene encoding bifunctional methylenetetrahydrofolate dehydrogenase/methenyltetrahydrofolate cyclohydrolase FolD encodes the protein MTDSASASSVPARILDGRRIADDLLDQLKARVDARLAAGQPRPGLAVVLVGGDPASTVYVRNKRRAAEKVGIEAFDYDLPAGTSEAELLALIDRLNADPKIHGILVQLPLPGIPDASRLIHRIDPRKDVDGFHPENVGHLALREFGLRPCTPRGIVTLLAHTDQPVRGRNATIVGVSNHVGRPMALELLIAGCTVTCCHKFTPPEVLQARVRDADILVVAVGRPGLIPGEWVKPGAVVIDVGINRLDDGRLVGDVGFDAAAQRASWITPVPGGVGPMTVATLMQNTIEAADAAGSRESGVGIR
- a CDS encoding DUF1244 domain-containing protein, which encodes MTDTTRIEAAAFRRLLQHLNQDRPDVQNIDLMILAGFCRNCLADWYREAAAAEGEVLSKEQARERVYGMPFAEWKAQHQAEATPEQLAAFADAQRRHP
- the glp gene encoding gephyrin-like molybdotransferase Glp, which encodes MTDYPTRIAYSEALAIVAAVAQARPLPAERLALPRADGRILLEALHAPIDLPPFANSAMDGFAVRHVDLAAQGPSLLRLAGEQFAGEDLRQVLETGDCLRITTGAPLPAGADTVVIKENVVERAGQVEVPAAPVVGAHVRARGEDVRAGERVLDAGVALTPSRIGLAAALGVAQLAVAARPTVAVFATGDELVEPGMPLKPGQIYNSNRDMLMAQLRLLGLEPTAWPTLPDDPQRIDSMLSDAASAFDVVLTCGGVSAGEKDYLPRLLAERGRIHFWKVRMRPGMPLLFGELDRALFLGLPGNPVSVLATFLAIGQPLLDVLQQRTEPRPQWRARLASGWDKRHDRLEFLRGRMRCDADGQLWAEPNPADGSHRLRGAADSDVLLRLDEGARRFEAGEVVEVFPY
- a CDS encoding monovalent cation:proton antiporter-2 (CPA2) family protein, which encodes MTNAADSSELIKVVALLGAAVVAVPVFRRLGLGSVLGYLAAGLAIGPFGLGWFSDPQAILHVAELGVVMFLFVIGLEMRPSHLWSLRKQIFGLGALQISVCAVALTLVGLALGMPLPVAFIAASGFVLTSTAVVMQLLGERGDIALPSGQKIVAILLFEDLLIVPLLAVVAWMAPVPAAADAPSRWIGIGIGAAAIVGLLVAGRWLLNPLFRLLAAAKAREVMTAAALLVVLGAALLMQLGGLSMAMGAFLAGVLLSESTFRHQIEADIEPFRGILLGLFFLGVGMALNLAVVAANWTLILTGVLAFMAAKAACIYLVARLTGCGNARALDRGVLMAQGGEFAFVLFAAASAAGVIDARINANLTAIVVLSMALTPLFALLYRRWAPVEAPSLDGVEAAEGLTGSVLIIGFGRFGQVASQSLLARDVDVTIIDNDIEMIQSAAEFGFKIYYGDGTRLDVLHASGAHSARAIAVCVDDREAANRIVELATQEFPHAKLLVRSFDREHSLKLIAAGVDYQIRETFESAVEFGQAALIELGMAEDEAAGIAREIRRRDAERLELEIAAGDVRAGRGLMYGNAIPAVPKPTPFTTPRRESRTLNPEAVPADERRSD
- the moeB gene encoding molybdopterin-synthase adenylyltransferase MoeB, with protein sequence MSIRELTPQQAHACIAQGARLIDVREEHERASGMAEGAVGIARAHLQGDPAAHLGAADAEVILICQSGKRSHDAALFLQRAGYSAVASVLGGTTRWQREGLPLQRPALAPEQQDFFERYSRHLRLPEVGVEGQRRLQAARVLLVGAGGLGSPAGFYLAAAGVGQLRIADDDVVERSNLQRQVLHTEARIGEAKVTSAAAALGALNPGVAVEAVRERVTAANVERLLQDVDVVLDGSDNFPARYLLNDACVKLGKPLVYGAVQRFEGQVSVFDAGRRRGQAPCYRCLFPEPPPPEFAPNCAEAGVLGVLPGIVGLLQANEVLKLLLDIGEPLRGRLLYFDALAMRFRDTRLAADPQCPVCAPGKAFPGYLDYAQFCGVEH
- a CDS encoding alpha/beta hydrolase, which produces MVRPLGIVAAIAIAAYLVVCALLYFGQRDLLYFPQTTRVAPAQTDFALQRGPALALRGWRVNPGRDKVLLYFGGNAEDLRHARAQLAPLLPDYTVYLLAYRGYGASDGAPSEAALVGDALALYDHVRTAQPQAEIAVLGRSLGSGVASQLAARRPLARLILVTPFDSLASAAQAHYPWAPVRWLLRDRYDSASALRAYRGPLLVLRAGRDQVIPASSTQRLLDALPQAPTLVELPRAGHDDISADPRYGQALRAFLR